Below is a genomic region from Telmatobacter sp. DSM 110680.
CAGTGATGAAGCAGGCCAGCATGACCGCTAAAACGATTGCTCTCGAGGATTGGAATTTCACGAGGACCTCTTTCTGCTTATCTCTTGAGTAGACTTCTGCTTTCTCTGATTCCGGCGCGAGTGGGTTTTTGATTTGCGTTCTGGTGCGCGTAGTCCCAGCAGGATCAGGCGGATGGTTTCGCGGAACAGACGATCGATCGAGTTGCCGTATTCCTGCTCAATTTTGTTTCCCAGGGAAGCCAGGCGGCGCTGCGTCCCAATGACGCCATTGACCACGGCATGCATCGTGAGATCGGGATCAAGGTCGCTCCGCAGCGAACCGTCTTGAACGCCCTCGCGAATCAATTCGCTGAACCATCGAAACGGCTGCGGATGAACTTGCGACTCCAAAGAGAGAAGTCGTTCTACCGGCCAGTCGCGCGCATACATTGCATCGAACTGGGCCATGAACCGCACCTGCTCCCGGTTATTCGAGAGTTCATCCGCCATCAGTTCCAGCAGTGCGGTGATGCGCGCCAGCGCGTTTGTAGCTCCTTCCAGCATCTGCTTTGCCCGCCCGCGAGCCTGCTGCATCAACTCGCTCACGATCGCCCAGACGATGTCGTCCTTGTTGGAGAAATACTGATACATGGTGGAAGGCTGAACTCCACTGCCCGCAGTGATCTCAGCCATCGTGACGCGATCAATTCCCCGATCATTGAAGAGTTTCCAGGCGGCATCGAGAATGCGGCGACGCTGACGCTCGCGGTGGGCATGGTATGAGATCGCCGTTTTTTCTGTCTTCTTTCGAGGCATGCTTTGATTGGTTAATTCATAATCATAAATCGAATTCGAAAGAGTGTTTCGATTTTATTTTGAGACATTTTGGCACAAAGAAGAGGACGTCAATATGGCCGCTGGTTTCGTGCTAACCGACCTGGTTTGGCTCTCCGCGCATTCATGCCGAATGCGCGCAATCGGATCATCAATCAACTCGTCGTCGACCACTGCGGAGCAGCCAGGAGGCGCCCGAATAAAAGGCGACAGATACTCCAAGCTGGCCAGCCTGAGGCGCTGCGCTCAGTCTTTGCCCTCCGCGGGCATGCATCGCTTATTGAGGGGTTGCGGGTGGGGCTGAAGTTTGCGGCTGCACCTGCTTATAGCCTGCCGGGATGTCGAAGTGAGATGGGTCGACCGGAGCAGACGAGAAATTGGATGTGGTGATCTGCGTCTCCATCAAGATTGAAGCTGCCTGCGCGGCGGCCGCGTCCTGAGCGGGATCGGGTGGAGGAGCCTGCTGCTTCTTTCTGCCGAAACCGCCAAATCCACCCAGACGGCTTGAGATTGCGGAAGCCATTCCCTGCTTGGCCACGTCGCCCGCACTGGGTCCTGCGGGGGCTGCGGGTGTGGGCGCTTCGGATGCTGCGGGCAGTGGCTGTCCGTTCAAGGTGGTGCCCATACGCATCACCTGCATGATTGGTACGCCGTCAAGCTTCTGCATCTCCTTGGCCATGTCGCCAAGGGCCTGTCCAGCACCGGGATTCTGCGCCAGCATCTTGCTGAAGTCGTAGCCCAGCCCAATGGTGTTGGAGTCGGCCATCTTCTCACCCATGCGTTTGTAGAAATCGCGCACCTGGTCGTAGCCGGGGATCGCTGGCACCAGCCACATGTCGTTGGTGATAGCCATCGCACCGGATTGTTGCGGCTGGTCAGTGGTAGCGGGGGCGGTGCTCGTGGCAGTCATCGTCATGGTGAGGATAGCTTCGTTACTCTGCAATCCGCTGATCTCTTTTTGGGCCCCGGTCTTGCGGACCTTCACGTCGAAACTCATCTTCACATTTGGGTCGGCGGCTGGTTGCTGGGCGGCGGCTGGTTGAGCGGGCTGTTGCTTTTCCAACTGTGCGCGAGCGTTTGCCACCGCCTGCTTGATCTGATCGAAGGTCATAACGGTGTAGGTCTTTTTCTGGACGTCGACGTGAGTGATGGTCTCTTTGTCGAGATCGATGATCTCAATCGACTCAGCGGACACATTGGCCAGCCGGTTGTCTTTGAGGTAAATGCTGGAGACGACGGGATCGCCGATATGGCGGGCCTGCGAACTGAAAAAGCCGACAGACTTGACCATGTGCAGCAGCGAGCCACCGGTCACCTGCGTGGTCTGCTGATATGTGTAGTCGGCGGCATAGATGGTGGCAGGAAGGAAGATGGCAAGCAGGAGCGCAGCGCGCTTGAAGAGGGGGAGCATTGGTGAATCCTCCAGGGTGAAATCAGCGGCATAGAGGGAAACAAGCTGTGGGCCGCCTGACTGGCCCGAAGTTTACCCGCAGAGATAGTGCTCGTCAATGAGAATGCGTTTCAAAAAGATGATTGGATAGGGGTGGCAAATTATTGCTAAACAGAAGTTTGCAGTGCGGGGTCTTGAGCATGCAGCACTGTGCGTTGTCGCCCGTGATGCGGATCACGGAGGCTTGATTTGATGAATGCTTTACTCATCGACCATGAAGCAACAATGCTATCTAGTCGCCATCTATCTGAATTGGCTGATACTCGTAGGCGGCGTTGGCTATCTTTTGTTCACGCACCATTATGGGTTCGCAATTACATGGCTCATGGCTCTGCCGCTTGTGATGTGGGTGTACCTTCGAGTTTTTCCTTCCATCTCGCAAGCGATGGGTTACGGCAAAGTTGATGACACACCGGCACCCGATGCGAAGGGGCCCGAGCCTCAGCGCAACGGAGCCGCGGTAATTGTGACGCTCTACACCGGTCTTGGCTGTCCGTTCTGCCCAATCGTGGAGAAGCGTCTGCAGGCGCTGCGGGAGAGCATGAACTTCAAGATTGAAAAAATTGATGTGACCTTGCGTCCGGATATTCTTGCATCGCGCGGGATCCGGGCGGTTCCAGTGATCGAGCTTGGAGAGCGACGCATTCAGGGCAACGCTACCACTGAGCAGTTGGCGGACCTGATTCTGGGTAAGCCTGCTTTGGTCAGCTAGGGATAGCCAAGTCTAGCGATCGAAGACCTGGATGTTGGGCTTGGTGTGGCCCGGAATCTGCGTCGTGATGGTGAGGCTCTTGCCGTCCGATGAAACCTCGACCTGCTGAATGTCCATAACTTTGCCATCGATTTTGTCAGTCAGTTCGACGGACCGCTCGTTGAGACGACGACCGGACGTGGCATAACCTTGCGGCAGATTCGGCCCCTGGGATGCGTAGTCTTTGCCATCGAACTTGATGCTCTTCGTCATCTTCTGGGCCGGGTTAACGAAGGAGAGGCCGTTGTCTTCATAGGTTTCAATCTGCATCTCATAGCTGGAGTTGACCTGCTCGCTCGTGCTTTCCCACGTGCCGGCAAAGCCGGATGTGCCCGCGGTTCGCGAGTATTTGTAGAGGAGATTGCTGGTGGAGCCGTCAGCCCTGTAGCCGGTGAAGTTGTCGGTGAGGGTGTTGCCGTCGGGTGAGAGATCCCAGATGGCTGAGATGGTCACATGGCCGCCGTTCTTCCGCACGACCTTCCATTGATTAGGAGACCGGACGGTGACGGCGAACGTGGTGCCGAAGATGCCGGGCTGATCGGTGCCATCGGCGAGTATGGTCTCGGAGTTGTCGCCGGAGAAGATAAAGGTGTATTTGTTGGGGCCGGCCGATTCAACCTTCATCTGATCGGTGAGCTTGCTTTTTGCAGGATTCAATTTCCAGGTTCCGGCGAAAGGATTTTGGGCCGCACAAAGTGCGCCAGTGAACAGAAGTACGACGAGCAGTTGGCGTGGAAATCGCAAGATCATGGAGCTCTCCGGAGGCGAATTGGATTGGTGCTGCGCTTTTATACGAAGCAACTTCGGGACCAATCGGAAAACGAAGTGCGGGGATGAGGTGGAGCGGTCTCTGAGGTGTTCAGGACGCGTGGTGATGCTGCGAGGTGGGCGCGGCAGTGAAACGCCAGGATACAGCATGGATAGAAAATCCGGTCTATGCTGTTCGCAAGCGGTCGGCGCTGTGTCGAAAGCGAACATCGAAAGGACCGCAGCTTTATCGAGTGTGAATGTTTGTCATCTGGAAGATGTCGTACGGGTTCTGTATCTGGCGGACAAAGGCTTCAGCCTTCTCGCAGCCACTCTGAATACCGCGAAACTGCGCGACCATATCCTGCAATTTGTAATAACGATCCGGCGTCTGGCTGGCATGAGCGAAACAGGCCGATCGCTTCAACGGTTCCACGTCTGTGATGTCGACAAACTGGTTGGGCGAAAACTGCAGCGTATCCTCTCCGTCTGAAACCTCGTAATAGTACAGGGCGAATTTCTTACCAGAGCGAGTCCATGCGTCGTAGGTCAACATGGATATAGCGCGGTGATCGCGGTGATTGTCGATGGGCCACTGACTGAAGATGGCATCGGGCTTTTCGGCGTCGATGATCTTGTGGAATGCTTCGTACCGATCGTTGTCGAGTACCGCATGTCCATTGGTCTGGCCTGCATAAGCCGGACGCGAACGGAGAATCGCGCAAGCCCTAGCGGCTTCAGCGATGCGAGTCTCGGCCGGAGTAGGAGGCCACGCTCCATTGTTCAGATAGAGCAGGACTACTTCGTGCCCCAGCGCGGTGAGTCGCGCGATGGTGCCGCCGCAACCGTATTCCGGATCGCCCGGATGTCCGCCAGTGACCATGATTTTGAATTTGCGGGATGAGGTCGCGGGTTGCGCCTCTGCAGCATTAGGTCCGGCGACCAGGCCTGCGGTGAGACTGGTGACGCCAAGTAATACGCCTCTTCGGTCCATGGCCATCACCATATCTGACAGGCGAAGACTTCGCTAGCGCGGTTTCGAATCCGAACTGTAGTGAAGCCATCGAGAGGTCGAGCAAAGGGGCACGATGGAAGTCGTGCCCCAACTTGCTGCGCCCGATGTAAAGGAAGCGTTTGCTATTTTCCGAGACCGTCGCTCTTGTGATAGTTGGGATACGGGGGCACGACGATTGACGGAATAGGATGAGCCTTCAACTCGTCGAGGACCATCTGCACGCCGGTTTCAAGTTGCTTGTCGTGTCCCGCGGCGAAGTCCTTGGGCAATTCTTCAACCGCGACGTCGGGGGGAATTCCAAGGTTCTCCACTTCCCACTCGCCTTTCAGTCCGTAGATGGCGTAGCGCGGCGCAGTCACAAATCCGCCGTCGAGCAGCGGAGGATATCCGCCAATGCCCACCAGTCCGCCCCATGTTTTGGTGCCCACCAGCTTGCCGATTTCGGCTTTGCGGAAGTACCACGGCATGGCATCGCCGCCTGAGCCTGAGTTTTGATTGATCAGCATCACCTTGGGTCCGAAGATGGCGCCCACCGGGTCGTGAACAGGCTTGCCGTCGCGCTCGATCGCTCCGGAGAGCGGGAAGCGCTTGAGCACGTCGACCACGTAATCCGCAATCAGGCCGCCATCGTTCCAGCGCTCATCGAGTACCAGGGCCTGTTTATCGAGTTGCGAGTAGAAGTAGCGGTTGAAATTGGTGTAGCCCGATCCGCCAGTGTTAGGCATGTAGACGTAAGCCACCTTGCCACCGGAGAGCTCATTCACTTTGCGGATATTGCCCATGATCCAGTCAAGGTTGCGCAGACCGTTCTCGTCGTTGATCGGAACCACGGTTACATCGCGTCCATCTTTTCCGTCGGGATTTGGACCCACATGCAGGATTGTCTGTTTTCCTGCGGTGCCATCGAAGAATTCATAGAGGTTGTCGTGTGCGTGGAGTTCGCGACCGTTAACGGCAAGCAGGTATTCGCCTTCTTTCACATATACGCCGGGCATGGTCAGAGGAGAAGCAAGCCCCGGGGTCCAATTCTGACCGCCAAGAATTTTCGCGATGCGATACCGATCGTTTTCGATTTTGTAGTCCGCTCCCAGCAATCCAGCCTTGGGGCCGTTGTCTTCAGAGTGCGCGCCGCCGACAAACATATGTCCAATGTTGATCTCGCCGAGCATCTCGACGGAGAGATAGGTGAATTCCGCGCGCGATGCGAGACCATCGAGATAGGGCTTGTATTTAGCCTCGATCTTCGGAATCGACAATCCGTGGATATTGGGGTCGTATAGGAAATCGCGCTGGATGCGCCACGTCTCGTGATAAATCTGCCTCCACTCGGCGCGGGGATCGATCATGGTTTGCATGCTGCCGAGGTTCAGCGGCTTGCCGGGAGCAGCGTTGCCTGGCTTGAGATCATCTGCCGGAGCAATCGTCCATCCGCCTTTACGCGCGTAGAGGACTTTCGATCCATCCGCCGAAAGCTGAAAGGCGTCGATGTCGTTGAGAACGGTTTCGGGTTCGCGCTTTTCGAGTGTGAAGCGCCATACGGCACGAATTCCGGGACCGCCATCGCCAGAGGCGCGTCCGAACGGCGGACCTTCAAGCAGGTAGATGACGCCAGCTTTTCCAGTTCCGATTGCGGCGTAGTTGCGCGGCGGAATGGGAAGTGACAGGATCCGATTGCCGATATCGTCGAGATCGATCTTGACTTCGACGGGCTTGTCCTTCTCTTTGTCCTTATCCTTATCTCCGGCCTTTGTGTCCTTGTCTTTGTCGGCAGCTTTCTTGTCTTTATCCTTGTCATCTTTCTTGTCGTCGGCAACGGGCGGCTTGGGGTTAGGCTCGTCCTTCTTTTCTTCTTTAATCTTTTCGTCGTCGCTTTCGGGCGGGATCGGCGATGCTCCGTCCTTGGCCAGCACGACTACATATGCCGCACTTGTCTGTGCGCGATCGAGCGATGACAGATCGATGCCGGCGTGGGAGGGGCCGTCGTCAGTGGAAGCGATGAAGTACAGGTATTTTCCGTTAAGGTCGAATGCTGGACTTCCGGCGTCACTCATCCCGTCGGTGACTTGCGTCGATTTGTGTGTCTCCATGGAATAGAGGAAGATCGCGTGGAGCTGGTTTTCGAGATCGCGCTCGTAGGCCATCCACTTCGAGTCAGGAGACCAGACTGTATTGAAGCCAAATCCGAAGGAACCGTAGATGGCTTTGTCAATTTGCACGGGTTTGCCGGCTGGGTTCTTGTCAGTGGGAACGTCCACCAGCCACAGGCGATTGTGCTTGTCTGCGAAGACGATGTGCTTCGAATCCGGCGACCACGTCGGACTGTAGTAGTAGCTGGGATCCGGGCCGAGGTCGATCACCTTCGGCGCTTTGAATCCGGTTTGATCACGCAGATAGAGCTGGTACTCCCCGGATGCATCGGAGAAGTAGGCAAGCGTTTTGCCGTCAGGGCTCCACGAGGGGTTGCGCTCGGCAACGCCCGGAGTATTGGTGAGATTGCGAGTATCGCCCTTCTCTCCGGGAACGGTAAAGATTTCTCCATGCGCTTCGAAGGCGGCGCGTGCACCGGTCGGCGACAGGGTGGCATTTCTAATTTCGTCGGCGCGGACAGAAGCCTGATGCGGCGCAAGATCTGAGAGTTCTCCGTGCACCTGGATCGGAACTGCATGATCAGCATTGCCGTTCGCGGTGTCTACGAAGTGAATTGAACCGAACTGCTCATAGACGAGGCCGCCGGGTCCAGCCTGCATAGACTTAAGATCGTAGCCTTTGTTTTCGCCGACAGGTGTCACCTGTTTTGAATCCGTGTCGTAGCGGAAGAGCGAAACCGGGCCGTTGCGGTTGGATAGAAAATACACAGACTTGCCGACCCACACGGGATTCGAGTCACTGGAGTTTTCGCGGGGCACTTTCACGAGGTCGAGGGTTTTCAGATTCACGATCCATATAGGCGTGGTCTGGCCGCCGTGATACTGCTTCCACGCCTCTTCCCACTTCGTGATTGGCTGATAGGCAATCGACTCGCCGTCGGACGAGTAGGATCCCTGGACTCCCGAAGGAAGCGGCAGAGACTCAGGCATGCCGGAGCCATCGGCGTGGACTGTCGAGAGCCTTGCAAAATCGCGGAAGCTGGTCGCGCCGTTGGTGACGAGAATGTTTTTGCCGTCGGGTGTCCATCCGACGACCTCACTGCCGCCCGGATGCCAGGTGATGCGCCGAGGCACTCCGCCACCGGAGGGCATCACGTATACGTCGACGTTTCCGTTGAGGTGCGCGGAGTAGGCGATCTCCGTTCCGTCTGGGGAGAAGAAAGGACCGGCTGCGACTTTGCCGTTCGAGGTGAGGCGTTCAGCTTCGCCGCCGTTCCGGTTCACAGTCCACACATCGTCCGCATAGAGAAAGGCAATCTTGTCCTGCGAGAGAGAGGGATTGCGCAGCAGCAAAGGAATCTGGCCGTTTGAAGAACTTGAGGCATTCTGCGCGACAACCAAAATCGGGGTGACGAGAGCGAGCGCTGTGAGAACAAGCGCCAGCCGGGAGCGAACAGGAGTCATAGGAATCTCCGAATACAAACGTCAGTTGGTTTGGGAACAGCGGATCGAAAGAAGAGCTTTGTCAGAGTATCCTACGACTTTAAAGCCGGAAAGACGCTCGAAATGTGACAAGTGCTGGGAAAGCTAGGGTCATACCGATACGGTAGGAGCTGGCCCGGACAGCTCTGAGCCAAGATCGACTTTATCCTTGTCGCACGCTCAACTCGTGCACCTGCGCTCGCGTGGATGACAGCACCTGTTTTGCCGCCCGCAATCCTGACCGCATCGCCGCGTGGACGGTGCCCCAATGGCCCGTTACATCGGTATGTTCTCCGGCGAAATAAAGCGTGTCACGCACGGGTGTCGCCATTTTCAGCACCGCATCGAGAGCGCCCACGGGAACATAGCTATATGCTCCGCAACTGAGCGGATCAGTCTGCCAGTCGTGAGTTGCGCAACCAATCAGTTGCCCTCGAAGATATGCCAGGGGAAGCGAGAAGACCTTTGCCAATTCTGCGCACGCAAGGTCGCCAATCTGCTCGCGGGTGCATTGAGCGAACGCGGCTGATCGCGGGCCACCGATCCACCCGGTGATGGTGCGAGTCTCCCACGGGTGGGCGGTCCACCAAACCGGCGGCATGGCATCGTGAGCAAACAGGAAGCTCATCGCCGGCAACTGCACGTCCTCATGTTCAGCCCACCATCGCTCCCGGAACAGCAAAGTAAAGCGGCGAACGGGCCCCATCGCCAGTTGATTCGAGGCAATCAGCGGCGCAGGCACCGGATCGAACACGACCACAAGATGCTGCAAAACGCCCAGAGGCAGCGCGATCACCGCTTGTTCGGCTGAATACTGAGCCAGTTCTCCCCCATCGCGCGCAAATACCTGCACGCGATGGCGCTGCCACTCGATTCTTTCCACTGTGCGCGAGAGCTCGATGCGGCCGCCTGCCTCGCGCACTTTTTTCGCCACGAACTCCGGTAGAAGATCGTAGCCGCCCTTGATGCGAAATACCTTGTCGCTGCTTATTTCCTCTTCTGCGTGTTGTTGCACAGCAAGTGCATGCACACCAATCTGGCGGTAGTCGGCCGCATTGAAGCTCTGCACATAGTTGATGACTTCATCACGCTTTTCGGGCGAGAGATTCTGCAAGGGCGGGTAGTCGGCGAACGATAGATCAGGGCCCATCCAGCGTTCGAGCCCGTTGAGGAACTTGAACATCTCGCCCTGCTCGTCGCACTTCTTCAGCTTCCCCTGCCGGTGGCAAATGTCCTTGCCGTCGAGTTCGTAGGTCTCAAGCTCAGCTTCCCTGATCAGATCCCAAAGCTCCGGGGACTGCCCATGAACGAACTCGGCGCCCAATTCAGCAATCTCTCCCTGGTCCCGATGCGTGCGAATGCGGCCACCCACACGATCGCGAGCCTCCAGTACCAGGACATGCCTGCCAGCCTCGGCGAGTTCCCGCGCCGCACAAAGGCCGGCCATCCCCGCACCGACCACGAGGACGCGCTTCGTCGTTGCATTCATAAGCATTTAGATGCGGAAGCGGATTCCCAGTCTTCGGAAATCGCCAGCTCAACGGGTTAATCCGTTAGACCGCGTCGAGGAACATCCTACGCCGATCGCATCTTCGCGATGGATTCGCTCTCATCGAACGCCTATGCGCTCCGAGTGCGGAAGCGCCCGAATGGCTCACACCCTGGATCGGGCACAATCTAACAGGCAGCGGCGATGCCCGGTTTAGGCGGCTCGCTCGATACCCACAAAGAACCCTTGCGAGCCAGGGAATCTCAAAAGAAATCAGGATTCGAGATGTTTTCAGTCCCACTACCAATTCGGCGCTATCTGCAGGCGTTTCTTGTGATTACGGTCTCTCTGCCAGCATTGGCCCAGGAAGTCTCAACGTCCGTTCCCGAGCCCGACGCCACCACCACCGTTCATCACATCAAGACGGTTTTCGTGATCGTAATGGAAAACCACAACTGGACGGGAAGCGGAAGCACCAGCATCAAGGGCAATTCCGAGGCGCCTTACATCAACTACACCCTGCTACCGATGGCGTCGTACGCCAATAACTACAACAATCCCCCCGGAAACCACCCCAGCCTGCCGAATTATCTGTGGCTCGAAGCTGGGACGAACTTCGGGATCTATGACGATGGTCCGCCCTCGCAGCATCCCCAGACAACCAGCGATCACCTCGTAAAGCTGCTTGAGAATGCGGGCATTTCCTGGCGGTCCTACGATGAAGACATCAGTGGCATTAACTGTCCGCTGACAAACCAGGGCGCTAGCGATTCCAACGGAAATCAGCTTTACCAGGTGCACCACAACCCGTTCGTGTATTTCAACGACCAGACCAACAACCGTTCAGCCTCTTCGGCGGAGTGCATTGCGCACATTCGTCCCCTTACGCAGTTGGCGCACGATCTGACAGCGAACACGGTGGCGCGCTACAACTTCATTACGCCGAACGTGTGCGACGACATGCATGACAGGTGCGGCGGCAACGCCATCGCTCACGGAGACGAATGGCTCAAAAAGACCGTGCCCATGATTCTCAACTCAACCGCTTATCGCAGCGGCGGAGCACTTTTCATAACCTGGGACGAGGCGGCCAGCGGCAATGGCCCGGTGCCCATGATCGTGCTGTCGCCTTATGGGAAAGGCAATCACTATTCGAACTCCACCTATTACACGCATGGATCGACTCTGCGCACTATCCAGGAGATCTTCGGCGTGTACCCGCTAATTCGAAACGCCGGCAGTGAGACGGATCTGCGATCCCTGTTTTCAGTCTTCCCATAGCTCGCCGGAATCTGGCTTTCAACGAAATTGGTGCATATCAGGAACTGCCCATCCCCGATCCGCGTAGATAATGGTGCCGCGGGTCGGGTCGCCTTTGTCTCGTCCGCTGATGAAAAAGGAGAACACGATGCGTAAGTTTGTCGTCTTTCTAGCAGCGGGGGCACTGCTGTCGCTTTCGGCGTTGTCGAGTGTCGCGCAAAACCATGCCGCCAGGAACGGCTCGGGCCAGCTCGTGATTGTCTTTAAAGACGGCCACCGGCAGACATTCAATTTTGCCGATGTGGCGCGCATCGAATTCTCCGGCAGCGGTGGCATCCCAGTCGGGGATTCAACTTCAGCGCCCGTAGGCGCTCCCCCCCGCGGCCATTTCCTGGGCAAGTGGGAGGTAGGGGACGGCAACGGGGGTACCTTTTACATCACTTTGGATGAAAGCGGCGACGCTCACCGCTCGCTCCGTAGTGTCCACGGCAAGTGGGCGTATGTGAATGGCGAAGCGAGAGTTACGTGGGATGATGGCGCGATGGACGC
It encodes:
- a CDS encoding TetR/AcrR family transcriptional regulator: MPRKKTEKTAISYHAHRERQRRRILDAAWKLFNDRGIDRVTMAEITAGSGVQPSTMYQYFSNKDDIVWAIVSELMQQARGRAKQMLEGATNALARITALLELMADELSNNREQVRFMAQFDAMYARDWPVERLLSLESQVHPQPFRWFSELIREGVQDGSLRSDLDPDLTMHAVVNGVIGTQRRLASLGNKIEQEYGNSIDRLFRETIRLILLGLRAPERKSKTHSRRNQRKQKSTQEISRKRSS
- a CDS encoding alkaline phosphatase family protein → MFSVPLPIRRYLQAFLVITVSLPALAQEVSTSVPEPDATTTVHHIKTVFVIVMENHNWTGSGSTSIKGNSEAPYINYTLLPMASYANNYNNPPGNHPSLPNYLWLEAGTNFGIYDDGPPSQHPQTTSDHLVKLLENAGISWRSYDEDISGINCPLTNQGASDSNGNQLYQVHHNPFVYFNDQTNNRSASSAECIAHIRPLTQLAHDLTANTVARYNFITPNVCDDMHDRCGGNAIAHGDEWLKKTVPMILNSTAYRSGGALFITWDEAASGNGPVPMIVLSPYGKGNHYSNSTYYTHGSTLRTIQEIFGVYPLIRNAGSETDLRSLFSVFP
- a CDS encoding PIG-L deacetylase family protein — translated: MDRRGVLLGVTSLTAGLVAGPNAAEAQPATSSRKFKIMVTGGHPGDPEYGCGGTIARLTALGHEVVLLYLNNGAWPPTPAETRIAEAARACAILRSRPAYAGQTNGHAVLDNDRYEAFHKIIDAEKPDAIFSQWPIDNHRDHRAISMLTYDAWTRSGKKFALYYYEVSDGEDTLQFSPNQFVDITDVEPLKRSACFAHASQTPDRYYKLQDMVAQFRGIQSGCEKAEAFVRQIQNPYDIFQMTNIHTR
- a CDS encoding glutaredoxin family protein, which codes for MLYSSTMKQQCYLVAIYLNWLILVGGVGYLLFTHHYGFAITWLMALPLVMWVYLRVFPSISQAMGYGKVDDTPAPDAKGPEPQRNGAAVIVTLYTGLGCPFCPIVEKRLQALRESMNFKIEKIDVTLRPDILASRGIRAVPVIELGERRIQGNATTEQLADLILGKPALVS
- a CDS encoding NAD(P)/FAD-dependent oxidoreductase, which encodes MNATTKRVLVVGAGMAGLCAARELAEAGRHVLVLEARDRVGGRIRTHRDQGEIAELGAEFVHGQSPELWDLIREAELETYELDGKDICHRQGKLKKCDEQGEMFKFLNGLERWMGPDLSFADYPPLQNLSPEKRDEVINYVQSFNAADYRQIGVHALAVQQHAEEEISSDKVFRIKGGYDLLPEFVAKKVREAGGRIELSRTVERIEWQRHRVQVFARDGGELAQYSAEQAVIALPLGVLQHLVVVFDPVPAPLIASNQLAMGPVRRFTLLFRERWWAEHEDVQLPAMSFLFAHDAMPPVWWTAHPWETRTITGWIGGPRSAAFAQCTREQIGDLACAELAKVFSLPLAYLRGQLIGCATHDWQTDPLSCGAYSYVPVGALDAVLKMATPVRDTLYFAGEHTDVTGHWGTVHAAMRSGLRAAKQVLSSTRAQVHELSVRQG
- a CDS encoding PDZ domain-containing protein, which gives rise to MTPVRSRLALVLTALALVTPILVVAQNASSSSNGQIPLLLRNPSLSQDKIAFLYADDVWTVNRNGGEAERLTSNGKVAAGPFFSPDGTEIAYSAHLNGNVDVYVMPSGGGVPRRITWHPGGSEVVGWTPDGKNILVTNGATSFRDFARLSTVHADGSGMPESLPLPSGVQGSYSSDGESIAYQPITKWEEAWKQYHGGQTTPIWIVNLKTLDLVKVPRENSSDSNPVWVGKSVYFLSNRNGPVSLFRYDTDSKQVTPVGENKGYDLKSMQAGPGGLVYEQFGSIHFVDTANGNADHAVPIQVHGELSDLAPHQASVRADEIRNATLSPTGARAAFEAHGEIFTVPGEKGDTRNLTNTPGVAERNPSWSPDGKTLAYFSDASGEYQLYLRDQTGFKAPKVIDLGPDPSYYYSPTWSPDSKHIVFADKHNRLWLVDVPTDKNPAGKPVQIDKAIYGSFGFGFNTVWSPDSKWMAYERDLENQLHAIFLYSMETHKSTQVTDGMSDAGSPAFDLNGKYLYFIASTDDGPSHAGIDLSSLDRAQTSAAYVVVLAKDGASPIPPESDDEKIKEEKKDEPNPKPPVADDKKDDKDKDKKAADKDKDTKAGDKDKDKEKDKPVEVKIDLDDIGNRILSLPIPPRNYAAIGTGKAGVIYLLEGPPFGRASGDGGPGIRAVWRFTLEKREPETVLNDIDAFQLSADGSKVLYARKGGWTIAPADDLKPGNAAPGKPLNLGSMQTMIDPRAEWRQIYHETWRIQRDFLYDPNIHGLSIPKIEAKYKPYLDGLASRAEFTYLSVEMLGEINIGHMFVGGAHSEDNGPKAGLLGADYKIENDRYRIAKILGGQNWTPGLASPLTMPGVYVKEGEYLLAVNGRELHAHDNLYEFFDGTAGKQTILHVGPNPDGKDGRDVTVVPINDENGLRNLDWIMGNIRKVNELSGGKVAYVYMPNTGGSGYTNFNRYFYSQLDKQALVLDERWNDGGLIADYVVDVLKRFPLSGAIERDGKPVHDPVGAIFGPKVMLINQNSGSGGDAMPWYFRKAEIGKLVGTKTWGGLVGIGGYPPLLDGGFVTAPRYAIYGLKGEWEVENLGIPPDVAVEELPKDFAAGHDKQLETGVQMVLDELKAHPIPSIVVPPYPNYHKSDGLGK